One stretch of Actinomycetota bacterium DNA includes these proteins:
- a CDS encoding Uma2 family endonuclease: MARPAQKKDKYTYEDYLRLPEDKRYELIRGELVMVPAPKTKHQRISLRLLRLLSDYVEKNNAGEIFPAPTDVYFDDENVVQPDILFISKERQEIITEDNIKGAPDLVVEIVSPSSAYYDLVKKKKIYARFGVKEYWAVDPEEKTVEVYLSADVFKVAQSLSEGDSLSSAMFPGLSVDLIELFK, from the coding sequence ATGGCCCGTCCAGCTCAAAAGAAAGACAAATACACTTATGAGGACTATCTGCGCCTGCCCGAAGATAAGCGGTACGAGTTAATTAGAGGGGAACTAGTAATGGTACCAGCGCCTAAGACGAAGCATCAGAGGATTTCTTTAAGGCTACTGCGCTTATTGTCGGATTATGTAGAAAAAAACAACGCAGGCGAAATTTTCCCGGCGCCTACCGACGTTTACTTTGATGATGAAAACGTTGTGCAGCCGGATATATTATTTATCTCAAAGGAACGACAAGAAATCATCACCGAGGATAACATTAAAGGCGCCCCCGATTTGGTCGTTGAGATAGTTTCGCCTTCTTCCGCATATTATGACCTTGTCAAAAAGAAGAAAATCTACGCCAGGTTCGGTGTTAAAGAGTACTGGGCTGTTGACCCCGAAGAAAAGACCGTCGAGGTCTACCTGTCGGCTGATGTCTTTAAAGTAGCTCAAAGTTTATCAGAAGGGGATAGCCTATCCTCGGCGATGTTTCCGGGATTATCAGTCGACCTTATAGAGTTGTTTAAGTAA
- the holA gene encoding DNA polymerase III subunit delta, which translates to MNGQIKKPQKQKPLKPVYLIHGDKKLIDDALARLKKRISAQFDLDFNYDQFNGAEASAVKIIQAANTLPFMSEKRLVVVKNADKPAKDDVAKLAEYAEKPSEFACVVFVSNSANKTSRLYKAVEKTGEIAEYSLKILNKSPTVWIKEQFAARGKLVSDAVARHLLHVVGADLDRLGTEIEKVSLYCEDERIIDPDDVDPVVTRSTEVSIFDLSTHIGERNVPKAIELLDRLLTQKEAPLSLLSLIARHFRLILRTKVWTEAGRDSKFLVENLTGAGGKKLPPFVVSKYRDQSRNFSIEELKRAFELLLTADIALKSSPQPPEAVLEDLVVRLAV; encoded by the coding sequence ATGAACGGTCAGATAAAAAAGCCGCAAAAACAAAAACCGTTAAAACCAGTCTATCTTATACACGGCGACAAGAAACTGATAGACGACGCCTTGGCGCGCCTGAAAAAACGCATCTCCGCGCAGTTTGACCTCGATTTTAACTACGACCAATTCAACGGCGCGGAGGCAAGCGCCGTGAAGATAATCCAGGCCGCGAACACCCTGCCGTTCATGTCGGAGAAGCGCCTGGTCGTCGTGAAAAATGCCGATAAGCCGGCAAAAGACGACGTCGCAAAGCTTGCCGAATACGCCGAGAAACCGTCCGAGTTCGCTTGCGTTGTCTTTGTCTCGAACAGCGCCAACAAGACGAGTCGTCTCTACAAGGCGGTCGAAAAGACGGGCGAAATCGCCGAATACTCGCTCAAAATCCTCAACAAAAGCCCTACGGTCTGGATTAAAGAGCAGTTCGCGGCGCGCGGCAAACTCGTCTCCGATGCCGTCGCCAGGCACCTGCTGCATGTGGTCGGCGCCGACCTCGACCGGCTCGGCACCGAAATCGAGAAGGTAAGCCTCTACTGCGAAGATGAGCGCATCATCGACCCCGACGATGTCGACCCCGTTGTCACCAGGTCAACGGAGGTATCGATATTCGACCTCTCGACACACATAGGGGAGCGCAACGTCCCAAAGGCCATCGAACTCCTCGACCGGTTGCTCACTCAAAAAGAGGCGCCGCTCAGTCTTCTTAGTCTCATCGCGCGCCACTTTCGCCTTATCCTGCGGACGAAGGTGTGGACGGAGGCCGGGCGCGACAGCAAGTTCCTAGTCGAGAACCTCACAGGCGCCGGCGGCAAGAAACTCCCGCCCTTCGTAGTCTCCAAATACCGCGACCAGAGCCGCAACTTCTCCATCGAAGAGCTTAAGCGAGCATTCGAGCTGCTGCTCACAGCCGACATCGCCCTAAAGTCCAGCCCCCAGCCGCCCGAGGCCGTGTTGGAGGATTTAGTCGTGCGGCTGGCGGTTTAG
- a CDS encoding SipW-dependent-type signal peptide-containing protein, with protein sequence MKKIVLSLLTIAVVAALAAGATFAVFTSTATNPNNTFGTGTLTIKEGTATAEANISNMKPGETKIVKIPVNSTGTLPLNYTVETTLTGTIMLGQAANDPRVSAVWIDNVHKTSLPATDSLSAAGGTDPSDLVEIHITLPSAADNAYQGKTGNLSVTFNATQQ encoded by the coding sequence ATGAAGAAAATCGTATTGAGCCTTTTGACAATCGCCGTCGTTGCCGCTTTGGCGGCCGGGGCAACGTTTGCCGTATTCACCAGTACGGCTACGAACCCGAACAACACCTTCGGCACTGGAACGCTTACAATAAAGGAGGGTACGGCTACTGCCGAAGCGAACATCAGCAACATGAAGCCGGGCGAGACCAAAATCGTCAAGATCCCTGTAAACAGCACCGGTACGCTTCCGCTTAATTACACGGTAGAAACAACGCTTACCGGTACCATCATGCTCGGCCAAGCTGCTAATGACCCGCGTGTTAGCGCTGTCTGGATCGATAACGTGCACAAAACCTCCCTACCGGCTACGGACAGCCTGTCGGCGGCCGGCGGCACCGACCCCTCTGACCTTGTAGAGATCCACATCACTCTACCCTCTGCCGCGGACAACGCGTACCAGGGTAAAACCGGCAACCTGTCCGTGACGTTCAATGCGACACAGCAGTAA
- a CDS encoding DNA internalization-related competence protein ComEC/Rec2, translated as KRAFPPLALFAGAYVAGIAISEWLDIKLSYTLCALLAANIALIIVTRQRVNYRYILAVIALVLLGVTLTALASERLDAGFLSKAATDGAYVKVEGTLINDAVYHRGQTRFDIRVARLDDGRRDWALREYARIQIRSDEKIELHAGQAVSVSGKARLPKSTGDFDYRRYLYYRGITATINSNLDDIVRAESNRGDISAFLLKGAGVSRVWIRECNAARFGSGDEAGLLNGIVLGDTSMLSESVDEAFKTTGLTHIVAASGMNIALIVGALWPLLHLIRLPAVCQYAVLVIAAASYTLLAGMQPSITRAFLMACVGLTAWFFGGNKNHLASLAAAALIILILDPFALYDIGFQLSFAATGAIILLVPLFERMAADTPRALRSALAVTLAAQVGVVPIMVYYFGYLSTISLIANLVVAPLAGPILILGMAVVPIEAIAPLLATPVYFIVGLLLKVMIRTAAFLANVPGGAVYFKQPGLAIAVASYAVLGAGLFFLRTLNVRLRLAHIAMLLIAVSAASIWWQAGMATAPSQLEAVFLDVGQGDAALLTAPDGARVLVDTGPNAAALKRLLAERGVNRIDTIIFSHEHADHVDGVHGILQSCNVGAVAYPRAMGESDEGGALIRQIEKSGIECIALDDGDTLELGSVLRLDVLLASEYAGDGRDDSAVFTARYRDFDILFTGDAGEETEASLLARGDEFDIDVDVLKVGHHGSAYSSGDDFLREVKPEVAVVSVGGDNRYGHPSRAALDRLKAAGSKIYRTDLHGDVTIKSDGETYRVYVEKQAD; from the coding sequence AAAAGGGCATTCCCGCCGCTGGCGCTCTTTGCCGGCGCCTATGTGGCGGGTATAGCAATATCCGAATGGCTAGATATAAAGTTGAGCTATACGCTATGCGCACTACTAGCAGCCAATATAGCTCTAATCATAGTCACAAGACAAAGGGTAAACTATAGGTATATACTAGCGGTAATTGCCCTGGTTTTACTCGGCGTGACCCTAACCGCACTCGCTTCAGAACGGCTGGACGCGGGCTTTCTGAGCAAAGCGGCCACTGACGGCGCTTACGTCAAGGTCGAGGGGACGCTCATAAACGACGCTGTCTATCACCGGGGGCAGACGCGCTTCGATATCCGGGTCGCGCGGCTAGATGACGGAAGGCGGGACTGGGCGCTCAGGGAATATGCGCGTATCCAAATCCGCTCGGATGAAAAAATCGAGCTGCACGCGGGGCAAGCGGTCAGCGTATCGGGCAAAGCGCGCCTGCCGAAATCAACCGGCGATTTCGATTACCGGCGCTATCTTTACTATCGCGGCATTACAGCTACTATAAATTCCAATCTCGATGATATAGTGCGGGCGGAGTCGAATCGGGGCGATATTTCGGCGTTTCTCTTAAAAGGGGCGGGCGTTTCACGCGTCTGGATAAGGGAGTGCAACGCGGCCCGCTTCGGCAGCGGCGATGAAGCCGGCCTGCTCAACGGTATCGTCTTAGGGGATACCTCGATGTTGAGCGAGAGCGTCGACGAGGCTTTCAAGACGACCGGCCTTACCCATATCGTCGCCGCGTCGGGCATGAACATCGCGCTTATCGTCGGCGCGCTCTGGCCGCTCCTTCACCTCATACGACTACCCGCTGTTTGCCAATACGCGGTGCTGGTCATAGCCGCGGCCTCCTACACGCTGCTCGCGGGGATGCAGCCCTCGATCACCAGGGCGTTTCTCATGGCCTGCGTCGGCCTTACCGCGTGGTTTTTCGGCGGGAACAAAAACCATCTCGCATCGCTAGCCGCCGCGGCCCTCATTATCCTGATTCTCGACCCGTTCGCGCTCTACGATATCGGCTTTCAACTCTCGTTCGCCGCGACCGGCGCGATCATCCTCTTGGTCCCGCTTTTCGAGCGGATGGCCGCCGACACCCCGCGAGCGCTCCGCTCGGCGCTCGCGGTCACGCTCGCCGCGCAAGTCGGGGTCGTCCCCATCATGGTCTATTATTTCGGTTACCTCTCGACGATATCGCTCATCGCCAATCTCGTCGTCGCGCCCCTGGCCGGGCCGATTCTCATCCTTGGTATGGCGGTCGTCCCCATCGAGGCGATAGCGCCGCTTCTCGCGACCCCCGTATATTTCATAGTCGGCCTGCTGCTGAAAGTGATGATACGGACAGCCGCTTTCCTCGCGAACGTGCCCGGTGGCGCTGTCTATTTTAAGCAGCCGGGTTTGGCGATAGCGGTCGCGTCTTACGCCGTCTTGGGCGCGGGCCTTTTCTTCTTGCGCACGCTAAATGTCAGGTTAAGGCTCGCGCATATAGCAATGCTCTTGATAGCGGTCTCCGCTGCTTCGATATGGTGGCAGGCGGGGATGGCGACGGCTCCATCGCAACTCGAGGCGGTCTTCTTGGATGTAGGCCAAGGCGACGCCGCGCTGCTGACCGCGCCTGATGGGGCGCGGGTTCTCGTCGACACCGGGCCGAACGCGGCCGCGCTCAAGCGGCTCCTTGCCGAGCGGGGGGTCAACCGAATCGACACGATTATCTTCAGCCATGAGCACGCCGACCATGTCGATGGGGTCCATGGGATATTGCAAAGCTGCAACGTAGGCGCGGTCGCGTATCCTCGTGCCATGGGGGAATCCGATGAGGGCGGGGCGCTAATCAGGCAGATAGAGAAGAGCGGAATAGAGTGTATAGCGCTCGATGACGGCGACACCCTCGAATTGGGTTCGGTATTGAGGCTGGACGTCCTTCTTGCGAGCGAGTACGCGGGAGACGGCCGCGACGATTCGGCGGTCTTCACCGCGCGTTATCGCGACTTCGACATCTTGTTCACCGGCGATGCGGGCGAGGAGACCGAGGCGTCGTTGCTCGCGCGGGGCGACGAGTTCGATATCGACGTCGACGTCTTGAAAGTCGGCCATCACGGGAGCGCGTATTCGAGCGGCGATGATTTTCTGCGCGAGGTAAAGCCGGAGGTCGCGGTCGTCTCGGTCGGCGGGGACAACCGGTACGGCCACCCGTCACGCGCCGCGCTCGACAGGCTCAAGGCAGCCGGCTCGAAAATCTACCGCACAGACCTCCACGGGGATGTTACAATTAAATCCGACGGGGAGACCTACCGTGTCTACGTGGAGAAGCAGGCAGACTAA